Below is a genomic region from Triticum dicoccoides isolate Atlit2015 ecotype Zavitan chromosome 5A, WEW_v2.0, whole genome shotgun sequence.
TATGTGCACTGAATTGCTTTCCTCAAACAGCCAGCCCATTTAGCAAGCTTTGATGGCTCCGCATTCTAGTTCAACCGAGTTGTCCACAGATCTGTTGTACATGTGTAGGTTCAGTTTCCAAACCCTCTTTCTTGATGGCAATTGATCTGCAGCTCTGCATCTTGGGGGTCAACTTCTGAGAAAACCATTGCTAATCATGGCACAAACTGGTTGCATCCAAACCCTTGTCATATTTTACTGATTCCTGTAACAGCTAGAGCCAATTGCTGCATCTATGTGCACTGAATTGCTTTCCTCAAACAGCTAGAGCAAATTACTTCATCTATGTGCATCGAATTGCTATATATTCCGATTTTATCCTAGAGTTATTTATACATGTAGCACAATGATATAAACTCTAATGCATTTACATGATTCAATTGCCACTTGCTTTGTGTGTGTGGGCACTGCAGTCCGCCTGTAACTTAGCCCCTGGAGCCACTGAGCCTAGTACTCCCAGTTCCTTAGGATTTAACATGAGTAGTCTGCATCATACCATGGATACATAATAATATGTGAAGTTTGATCACAGCTTTCTCACAGAGTAGAGGTTataccagttcctgtttttccccaGCATTAGTTCTTGCCAAGTAGAAGTTCTCGCCAATTAggtctctttctttttttattatgCCTTTATTTTCCTGACACTGTCTTGCTTGTGTGACTTTATGTTTCTTCTCCCTCTGGATATACTGAAGAATTTAACAGTGTACTGCAATTAGTTGTCCAAACATTATGTTTTGTTTTGATCATTTTCCCAATATTTCTGATAACTTTCTGCCTGGAATTTCCCCCTTCCCACTTGTTGCCCAAATAACGACAGGGATTTCCCCTGGTTGAGGAGATCTCCCCCATGGCGGGAGAGGGTTCTCCTCCCTGATAACCAAAGAAGCGCCAAATAACCCaccctctctttttgattctccatGAAATGACTGGATCAGTAGTTCATAATTACTGGTGAATTTGCAGTGTCCACAGTTTAGTAGAAATTGCTTGTAAAAGAAAGGCATCTTCTTGAATGGGTGTTCACAAGGCCTTGTAGTTTTGCTCTTTGCCTCTTGGGTAGCAGCCCAAGGCCCAAATGATTTTATAGATGTTGTGCTATATTGGTCAATGAAGGGGCAATTCAGGCCCGTTTACTGTTTGGATGGTCCTTGCTTTGGGAAGCTGGTACTTTCATGCAGTCTCTTACTGCTTGGACCATGGTCCTTGGTGTGATTGTAAGGTTGTATCACATTTTTGGATATGGTTTTGTTCCCTTTGTTTCTTTTTAGTTGTTGATATATAGCTTTTCTGTGCATATTGGTATTTTTTATCAATACTCTTTTCTGTTGTAGTATGTTGTACTGGTGTGTGTGCCTTAAACCTTTTTGTAATGAAAACATTGTCTGGCTTGTTGTTCCTTAATTGCTGTAGGCGAATAATAAATGTTTGAGATTTACATGTTTAAGTAACCGACTTTGTTGATTGACCATTTCAGAGTAAAGGAAAATGCCTTCACTTCAGAAAGCTTTACCTCCAGAACTTGCCGACAATGCGCTTAGAGTAAGGATCCTATCACACCTTTCTAATAGACAAATTACCCCCATCATGACCTGTACATGGTGATGGTAATGAGTAGTAAGTTCTGAAATTTCATTTCTGTAGTCAGGGTAGCTCTATCAGTTAAGTCTACCCTTTTAGCTTCAGCTTTTGCAAATCATGTCTAGTACTCTCGTGCACCtagttcttcatcatcatcaaaatTGGTCACACAAAATAATAAATAGATGATGGCATTTGAGGAGAAAATGTTATCGGTACTTATAAGCTCTTTTTGTTATGCTGTAGTTATACCGCGAATGCTTAAGGAGGGCTAAGTTCATCGGTAGTCAGGTAAGCATACTTTCGTTTGAACTATCTTATTATCTTGAAGTACATAATATTTCTTAGCACACACTCAGCTTGCTCTGTTCTCCTCAAGTATCTTTAACCCGAGAGTGTTCCAGGAGAAACAGTCTGGTCGCTCCATCATCAGTTCATGTGTCACTTAAGCATCTGTACATAGATTTTGAATTACTTCACCTTGTTTTTTTTTCAATGAAAACTGCTCCAAAGAATCAACGTTCTTTGGCAGCATAACATGTATAAGAGGGCTTATTATTTTCAGGCCCTTTATACTGATGTTCGTAAAATACGTTGCACCTGGAATATGCAAATTGTGTTTTTTCATTTACAAGATGGAGAACCAGATCTACAGTAGAATAAAAGGCCATCACAAATTAGAACTAATAAGTCCTATTTACCTTTGAGTTATGGCATATTTGTGTAACTTTATGAAGGTGCATGTTTGACTGAGTTGTATTTTATGACCCAGCAACATAACACAGGACTTCTTGTTTCCATGGTGAGGCAACAGTTCAAGAAAAACATGCATGAAACTGATCCAGAGAAGATACAGAAAATGAAGGATGAGTAAGTTACTGCTCCGTGGGCACCTTCAATTTTTGGCTGACTTACCTTTTTATTCTCGTTGGAACATACATCATGAAATTATATCTTGCTATGCAGTGCGGCACGGGGCCTTATCAATCACATAATATATGAATCCGAGAAGATGACAGGACGTAAATTCTCAGGTTAAGAAAGTTGAAAGTAGACTTTTGGCAATATGCTGTACGAGTTGAACAGCGACTTGATCCTATGGCTGTTGAATTATTTTTCTCCTCCGACACAAGGACCATCTAATGCTTTTCTTTGTTGTTGACTTAATAAAGCAGTGTTTTTTCATCAGTTGCATTTTACTGTGCTTCTGGATGTAATTGACCCACGCATGCCAAGCGTTAGCTGTTTTGTTAAGGTGTAAATCTTCAGCAATTTTAAGTGCTCCAATCTGTGTTTAAACGGCTGCGTTGCTTGAATTTTCTTCTTCTCGTGATGTATTGAGGCAGTTTCAACATGTTCACTGGTTCCATTTCCATGGAGCTGAATCGGTCACAAGTTTGCAAAACCGGAAATATTCCTTGCAGTCTTTTTTCTCTGTTTTTTTAGACGATTAAATCACTTGAAGTTTCCAAGGCTTGTTGTGGATCTCACTGGATTGTCAGCAGTATTAAACAGTCTGCACAACTAAAGAGCTCATGGCTATGAAATGCCAGATTATAACACCAAAGATTGCCGTTGCCTTCAGTTTATTCTCTCGTGAAACTGTTTTTAGGTGAGCCTGAAGAGTGCACTCTTACCAAGTTCTACTGATACCATCGGTCTTTCTCAGTAAAAAGCAAGAGAATCACTCTTACCAAGAGGCTTGACTTACTGGAGTAACAGAATGCATCCCAATTATTCATGGTCACATCTGTAGATCCTGGATGATGCATCTGCCCCTCTGCACCTAACATGCATGGATATGATATCTCAGCTTTCAGCTGAAGCAGCTACCACTCTATGGGTTGTATTTTGTCACATTGCTCTCTGGAATCCGGAAAAGCGCGACAAAACGGATGGCGTTGCGTCAAAGAGATGAGAGGGGTGTAGGAAAGGAACTGATGAGGATGATGAGTTCAGTGATCTGGGGCCAGTTCTGGAATTCCCTGCACTGCAGGGTGTGAAACACTACTTACTGTCTGCAGGTCAAATGAAGGGGAAGCAAACACCCATGCCTGACAAAAGATTGTCATCCAGACATCACCAATGGGCCTCAAGGATGGATATCCATCAGCCTTCTTCTTCCGCCATGCCGACGAACTCCAGCCGCTCCTTTCCGGCACAGGTTCATCACCCGTAAGGTCCATCTGATCACTAGCCCTAGCTCACGGGTTGTCGCGGGAATCATCGGTTGAGAAAAGGGCGACGGCGACCATGATTGTCGACAATTGGGGGGCGTCGTCTAGCCCAGCGCAATGACAAGGCAGCAGCAGCTCCTATGAGCCTATGACCTGGACTGCATACAGATGAACTCACTGGTGGGCGGTGGCTATGGTGTTTCAGTAGGTCAATGCTCCATGACCAGTGCAATGCAATGTCTTCTAAAGTTGGAATCATGGCTGCTGTTGAAAGAGGAGTGCCAGCCCAGTAGCTTTCTGCCTACTGCAGCAAATATGATCTTGGCATCTTTCCCTCTATAGCAAATATGGACAAGTACAGTTAAGGCACTGTTGAGCAGCTGTACTCGGTAGTTGGCTTGGCAACAGCACTACCACACCAGAGATCATACCTTCCTACCATGTTCTGGTGCCTGTACCAGCAAGTTACTGGTGAAATCAGCATGGTCTGCTCTACCAATAGGCTCAGATTGTCAGACAACTGGTATCTCCCTGTGCAATCTTCTTTCTGTCCAACTCAGTCATGCCTCAGCTTATCTTGTTTTCCGCATGCGTGTCGACGCAAAGGGTATTGGCTAGGCTATAAATATTGCACTATTGCCTCAACTCTCAACTTTCAGTTCATTGAATTTGACGCGATTTGCGTTTCAAACGAGACACTTCGGAAGAAATTTGCATTCTAAAGTAAGCTGGTATTCAGCACCCATTTGAAGCATGGGACTCGAGGCATCGTCGTGGCAATTCAAGTAAACATGTTCATCCATCAACTGGATCTCATTCAATAGCTTGATCTGTTAGATCAGAAATATTTCTTGTTAAAGACTTGAGCCTGTCATTGTAAACCATTTTAACCAACAACAAAATGTGCAGTACTCAGAAGGGAATAGGCTCAGTTAAGTATCATATTCAACTGGTAACAGTACACGCTCAACTTAAGCTCAAGAAAGGTGCAAGCAGAAATGATGCTCATCACTCACCAATTTGGTGCAAAAATCAAAGAATAATATGAACAGTTTGCAGTAATATAGAAAAGTGAGACTGAAAAAAGTTTCAAAGTTGATGCTATAATAGTCTTCTACTCATTCAGAGATTACACATACGGTGCTCCCTTAGATCAGGAGGCTACAGATAGATACACATTAGCCTATTTTCATACTTCATCAGTAGGCATCATATAGGGGCCTCATACTTCATCACTGGCCATCATATAGTGGCATCATACCGTGCATAAGTAGACATCTCATACTAGCACTGATGCTTAAATTATCGATATAATTTACTTCCAGTAGCTATGAGCGATGCAGCATTATTGCTTCACTTTGGTGTTGAGCCTTCACCCAGCTTGGATGGCCGGGCCTCACCCATCCGTGGACTGTCTCGCCCCCCTAGAGGGCTGCGTTCATGCCTCAGCTCGTTGACGCGAGGGCTGTAGGCCTTCTCAGACATACAAGGGCTGCGGATGCCTTTCAGTTCCGTGACAGGAGTGCCACCTGAGCTGGTGATCTTCGGACTATTCAGGCGCTTGATCTCACCGCGGCTTCTTGTGACCATGTCGTCAAGGATCTCTGCGCTTTGGGTGCGTCCCAGTGCCACATCAATATCTTGCTGAAAGTTTTACACCATTCAGTGTCAAGCTAGTGTAACAGGATTAAAATTCTTCTAGCCGCCATCAGCTAAACGTTAGAAAATGGCATGATGACAAACATGGCTGCCTGTCAGGACAGATCAAGAGTTTATGGACTCACCGCAGCAAGGTTGAACGGGATAGCCGGTGACTCCTCATACTCCGCTGCGTCCAGGTCATTGAGATGTGCACCTTTGAAGAGCTTTGGGAGGATGTACTGCCTGACTGGAACCAGGAGCATGATCATGAGGGGGAAGAGAACCCCAGCTATTGGGATCCATGTGATCCCAAAGCAAACAAGCAGATATGTGGTCTGGAAGAGTGTGAACATGGCTATCGTCTTGAATGGCACAGTCTCGACAAATGTTGTATGGTACTCTTCCAGCACCCTGCAAAGATTGGTAAATGGTAAGCATTTAAGTCTCACACGGGGGCTGCTGATGACTAGACTACAAACAATTTTACATATTTTATATAATGATATGATTTATTGTTTCCACCAGATTACACATCTGTGAATACACATATGTGCAGTAGAATGTTCAGATTTCCTGACTTCAGAGTTCAGAGTAATGAAACTAGTGAAACTTACTTGTATCTTCTGCTGGGAGCAGTGAAGAGCAGCAAAATTCGTTCCCAGAACTGGTTACCAGGCAAGCTCTCAATCGCCATGAACGCAAAATACCCCCACAGAACTGCTGTAGGGATCTTCTTCAGTAAGGGCATGGCGGCCACGCAGCCCCCAACCATCACAGCCTGTAGAAAGTTGCTCAACCTTTGCTCCTTGACCTCCATAGGCAGCAGATCATCAATCTCTTTTTCTATGTCAAAGATTGTCTCATCAACCGGTGCATCGAAGTTACCCATGCTTGATGCTAACTGGACAGTGGAGTCCTTGAGCTCGTTTAAGCCCTACATTTTGTGAAAATGGCATTGCAATATCAGATGCATGTACTAGACTGTTTTTATATACGATACTGCGATCAATTAATTTCAATCAGATCTGTGCATACTTTGACGGTCTGTTGTTGGTGGATCAGCGGTGTCTGAATCTGATGATAAGCATCCTGCATGTTGTTGTACAGTTGGCTCAAGCTCGCGTTCTGGCGCATGCTTTGCCGTGCCGTGGCCACTAGTCGGTTACGGAGTATCTGTGGAGAAATGTTTTGTCATTTGAATGGAAGTGTCAAGTATTGATCAAACATCAGAAGTTCAGAACATTCCTCCTATCCTACCTGATGCTTTAGAGTAGCCAAGCTCTTTGTATGCATCGGCGACTGTGGAATGACGCCATTGGATGGAGGGATACCAATCAGGCCACACATCAACGTCTGTTCAAGAAATTACATTGAAATAAGATAAAACATATACCGAATGTTGAAGTTACTAGCCAGAGTTATACTCATCTGGAcataccaggaagcctaggagaagCAAATCATAGTGGAAAGATGGAGGCTTCCTCAAATTAAACTCCGCCTGCTGAGCAAGCTGGGATGCCACGCTGTGGTCGAAGTAGTACAGGACAGCAATCATTGTTGCAGGCATGAAGGCACCAATGATGTACATGACTGGCACTTGGAGCATGTCCTGCTCAATGGTATTGGAAACGTTTGATGAGCTCTGATGGCTCACATGAAGAAACTTGAATGTTTCAGAAGTCTGGTTGAGTTTATGTAGTAGTACCTTGATGACTGTCCAGTTGTCATATGCACCAGGGGACCATGGATTAGGGCTGAAGAGGCGCCGCGGGATCCCTTTCGGCACACTGTCATGTGGTATGTAGGAAACTCCTGTCCACACCAGCACCATCAGTGGAACACCGTAGTCGGCGACGAAGCCACGCAGCCAACCTAGGTACGGTAAAAGCATCACAAGGAATACAGAGTTGGGTTAACTGAAGCGCGTAACAATGGTAGGAAGCAAAGAAAGTGGAGGAGATCTGAGGCAAGCAAATTCTCATAGCATCTGCCGCAGGACCAGCTACAATTTACAGATAGATATACCTGCTCCATAGCGCCAGGATCGCGCTTTCCTGCTCCGCAGCGCGGTGAGCAAAAGGCCAAATGACAACACGATGGCGAACATTCCGTTGGCAAACCTCCATGATGGAACAAACTGTAGTGCTTTTATGTTCTCCCTCCCAGGAATGCGGAACTCGTCAACAAGTCCCTGCAACCAACCCAGGTATGTGAGCTAGAGTACACATGGAACGTCTATTAAATACAGAGAGTTCAGTTTGCACATTCATCTCAGATAAACATTTTTATGTTCTGTTACTGACCATTTATGTCAAACAAACATTTTTTATTTGAACACTTCCACTGTTTAGAATTTAGGCCAAAGCATATTCGAGATTTAGGACAAGGAAACATTTGGTTGGAGCAATGGCCAAACAGCAGAATCACTGAATGTGCAGTTTTGGGACATCCCCATTAGCCTCCATGTGCTTTTCAGCTTCTGCACATGTCATTAGGCTTTCCCACTAGTTGGCAGATAGAGCTTGACTAGAGTAGTGAACAACTCTTAGAAGGGTACTTTGTGTTCTGCACCAGGTTCATACCACATTCACCTCAAAGAAAACGAACCAACATCAACAGAATGTCTTGATAACTTTCTGCATCATCACATGATGTCAAGGCCAAATAAGCAAGGACACCACAAGAGGCCCTGGTGTGTACCTACCTTGATAGCTTGCTGCATGAAGAGCATTGCGATGAGGAGCCCGAACAGCTCACCGGCGATGCGGGTGAACCGGTTTATGATGGAGCACGCGCCCAGTACCGCCAGCAAGAACAGCAAGAGGGCAGTCCACACACAGACCCTGCATACACACATCCATGGCTTCAAaaccttttttttttttttttgaaaaaaactgcaATTGGACCAACCGACAACAGTAATCATCTGCATCAATGCAACAGGGATGACTTACCAACCGGCCCAGGCGAGGAAGAGGTTGGGACCGAGGTCGGCCCTGTCCTTGGCGAAGCTGAACATGAAGGTATACATTATGACGGTCGGCTCTGCCACGCCCAGGATCAGCAGGGGCTGCCCTCCCACAATGGAGTGGATTATGCCACACAGGGCGGTGGATGCCAATGTCTGCACTGCCGTGAGGACCCCATCTGCACCAAACCATTAGAGCCCCCTTAGTAAGCAAGCAAGCTTCTCTGGTCACTCACTCAAATGCACTGAAAGTCTGAAACTAACAACAAAACAGAACTCAAAACACAAAGGAAACAGAAGATTTGGCTCCTCCATTACCGGTGCTCCTCTCCAATTGCTCCCCGAACGATATCACGGGTATCGCGGACGCGAAGAAGATGTAGGTGGTCGGCGCCAGGATCCTGAAACACACACGGGACGCGGCAGCTTCATCATTCCAAGATCTTGTGCCAGCAACACAATGCTAGTAGAGGAGAACAAGGCAGATGCGCCCGTACCTGATACCGGCGCTGAAGCCTCCCGTCCAGTCCTGCTTGTAGCAGGTGAGCCGCCCGCGGACGTCGTTCTTGATGCCTCGGAGGGGCACGAAGCTCTCCTCCATTTCCTCGGAAACACCAAGGAGTCGGAGAGCGTACTCAGAGACCCAGATTACGCTTTGCAGCAGACCGGACCGGGAGAAACGCTACGAGCTCTCGAGCTCGCTCTGCATTTAGCACGGATCCATGGAGGAAGCTACGGGGGCCAAGGGCGGCTAAAAGTTGAAGAAAAGCGTAGGTAGCAGAGGGAGCAGCACTGGTGAGCGAGGGAGGGCGGGATTTGAGGAGGAGAAGCTCTCGGAAGGTACTGGAGCTGTGAGATAGAGGACGGCTATATAGACAGACGGGCCAGTGGAGAGTCAGCAGGCAACACTGTCTGTGGTACTAAACCAATTTCCTGTCACAAAGGGAGATTACCGACGGGATCAGGGGAAAAGATATGTTAGGGCAAGATAGTTGTGGCTTTGCGTGGCTGATGGTAGTCCTAAATCCTATCCTGTCCTGTCCTCTCCTCTTGACGGTAGAGCCTGACTGCTACTCCCTCTGATTAGATTGCAAATGTGATTCGTTTTCAGGACTTGTGTTGGTCAAATATTCTTGAGTTTGACTACCACCATGGGAAAGATGTTACTAAGACGATAAAATGAAATTGATATTGCCAGAAATATTTATGACATGTGCTCTCGGTGGGTCACATTTATATTCACTGGCACTGGAAGGCCAGTGAGTGCCAGTCCAGCTCTAGCTGTCCGTCTGGCCGAGGGGAAGGCGCCAAGCAGCTTCCTCTAATCAATTAATAATTATTTTTCTAGGTTTTCATTATTTCTGTTAAGTTGATCCTTATATGTAGTATAACTGCCTGAGAAATGAGAACACAACGGAAACCGCTGCAAACTAGTATGAAGCTTTTCAAGAAATGCTAATCAGTGTGAAGCTGTAGCTTTCAGCAGTGGCCCTTTTCACCTCTTTTTATCTCATAAGTTATTGCTTTTCATTTTCTTATCTGTAGAAAAGCCGAAAGTGCtattgtgagctcgagctcacaggcaccctttgctacagtacaaacaaaaaatatatttaaaaagttcaaaaaaatctgaatttttttggcaACAAACATTGACATATTTT
It encodes:
- the LOC119299932 gene encoding probable boron transporter 2, which gives rise to MEESFVPLRGIKNDVRGRLTCYKQDWTGGFSAGIRILAPTTYIFFASAIPVISFGEQLERSTDGVLTAVQTLASTALCGIIHSIVGGQPLLILGVAEPTVIMYTFMFSFAKDRADLGPNLFLAWAGWVCVWTALLLFLLAVLGACSIINRFTRIAGELFGLLIAMLFMQQAIKGLVDEFRIPGRENIKALQFVPSWRFANGMFAIVLSFGLLLTALRSRKARSWRYGAGWLRGFVADYGVPLMVLVWTGVSYIPHDSVPKGIPRRLFSPNPWSPGAYDNWTVIKDMLQVPVMYIIGAFMPATMIAVLYYFDHSVASQLAQQAEFNLRKPPSFHYDLLLLGFLTLMCGLIGIPPSNGVIPQSPMHTKSLATLKHQILRNRLVATARQSMRQNASLSQLYNNMQDAYHQIQTPLIHQQQTVKGLNELKDSTVQLASSMGNFDAPVDETIFDIEKEIDDLLPMEVKEQRLSNFLQAVMVGGCVAAMPLLKKIPTAVLWGYFAFMAIESLPGNQFWERILLLFTAPSRRYKVLEEYHTTFVETVPFKTIAMFTLFQTTYLLVCFGITWIPIAGVLFPLMIMLLVPVRQYILPKLFKGAHLNDLDAAEYEESPAIPFNLAAQDIDVALGRTQSAEILDDMVTRSRGEIKRLNSPKITSSGGTPVTELKGIRSPCMSEKAYSPRVNELRHERSPLGGRDSPRMGEARPSKLGEGSTPK
- the LOC119299931 gene encoding uncharacterized protein LOC119299931, giving the protein MPSLQKALPPELADNALRLYRECLRRAKFIGSQQHNTGLLVSMVRQQFKKNMHETDPEKIQKMKDDAARGLINHIIYESEKMTGRKFSG